The proteins below are encoded in one region of Pseudonocardia sp. DSM 110487:
- a CDS encoding glycoside hydrolase family 3 N-terminal domain-containing protein: MTVRKPLAVVLGALAGLVLTAVPAAATPAPPPPLTGEHLGPDRLPRCADVVAAMSPRDKLAQRLMVGVDGADPRATAENVRATQVGAIFVGGNATALLTDQAVRGVRAMSRIPLAVAVDDEGGRVQRLDTLDGELPSARAMARSRTPDQVRELGEQRGREQLARGITMNLAPTVDVTGKSAAIGDRSFADDPDTVSRYADAFVEGQRAAGVYTVLKHFPGHGRASGDSHKGRVTTPPLADMRADDLRPYASLLGPGGPLADGRTGVLVGHLDVPGLTTDLPSSLTPEVYALLRGEIGFDGLVLTDDLGAMDAVTDEFTLPEAVERALEAGADMALWSSGGRITPVLDHLEQAGLDPAGNDAAVTRVLRAKRVCS, translated from the coding sequence ATGACGGTTCGCAAGCCGCTCGCGGTCGTGCTCGGAGCACTCGCCGGGCTGGTACTCACGGCGGTCCCGGCGGCCGCGACGCCGGCGCCTCCGCCCCCGCTCACCGGCGAGCACCTCGGCCCCGACCGGCTCCCGCGCTGCGCGGACGTGGTGGCGGCCATGAGCCCGCGGGACAAGCTCGCCCAACGGCTCATGGTCGGTGTCGACGGCGCCGATCCGCGCGCGACAGCCGAGAACGTGCGCGCCACCCAGGTCGGCGCGATCTTCGTCGGCGGCAACGCCACCGCCCTGCTCACCGACCAGGCGGTGCGCGGGGTGCGGGCGATGTCCCGCATCCCGCTGGCGGTGGCCGTCGACGACGAGGGTGGGCGCGTCCAGCGCCTCGACACCCTCGACGGCGAGCTGCCCAGCGCACGCGCCATGGCCCGCAGCCGCACCCCGGACCAGGTGCGCGAGCTCGGGGAACAGCGCGGCCGCGAGCAGCTCGCCCGTGGGATCACGATGAACCTCGCCCCGACCGTCGACGTCACCGGGAAGTCGGCCGCCATCGGCGACCGCTCCTTCGCCGACGACCCGGACACGGTCAGCAGGTACGCCGATGCGTTCGTCGAGGGGCAGCGGGCCGCGGGCGTCTACACGGTGCTGAAGCACTTCCCCGGGCACGGGCGGGCGAGCGGCGACTCGCACAAGGGCCGCGTCACCACCCCGCCGCTCGCCGACATGCGCGCCGACGACCTGCGCCCCTACGCCTCGCTGCTCGGGCCCGGCGGCCCGCTCGCCGACGGGCGCACGGGTGTGCTCGTCGGCCACCTGGACGTGCCAGGCCTCACCACGGACCTGCCCAGCTCCCTGACGCCCGAGGTCTACGCGCTCCTGCGCGGCGAGATCGGCTTCGACGGCCTCGTGCTCACCGACGACCTCGGCGCGATGGACGCCGTCACCGACGAGTTCACCCTGCCCGAGGCCGTCGAACGGGCCCTGGAAGCGGGCGCGGACATGGCGCTGTGGTCCAGCGGCGGCCGCATCACGCCCGTGCTGGACCACCTGGAGCAGGCCGGCCTGGACCCCGCCGGCAACGACGCTGCGGTCACGCGGGTGCTACGCGCCAAGCGCGTGTGCTCCTGA